tcagtttcatcctccaatctcaaatttttttccttggtccctttttaaaagttgttattatttttaattttaccatttaattataatattgtttttattttttatgtcaattttaatcattattctttttaattatttttttatctttttactaatttgattttttttttcaattttattattcaattaaatataaattttattttttatattaattttgattctcattcttttaattgttattttttaaatttttttgtataattgaaaaaaaaattcaatttcatcattcaatatttaattaattgagaattaaactttaaatttagccctaattatcattattagaAATTTATCATGActgatattttaagttttttttatcacttttcaatacctaaatattattttttacaccaaaaaaatattctgcCCCAGGACAAATCGCATAAACATAAACCGAGGCTAGTTAATTGCTAATTGCTAATTGTGGCAGCAGATCCAACTTCTTAAAAAAGCAACTAAttctattttgttaaaattaatggtCGTGCACACTACACATGGgaatttcaatataaattaactaaCTCAATAGAAAAATACCTTTCAAGTACAAAACATATAATTGTTTCCTAAAATAGACTTAAAACTTTTAAAggaccaaaaaaatttaaaagaataaggaccaaattaaaaaaaaaatataccataaATGTagatttaatgatgaaattgaaaatcaataaaaatttaacaaaaataccaagaaaaaattgaaaaaattgaagggtgaaattgaaaagaaaaataactttaacaaaatgacaaataacttccaaaagaatgaggatcaaattgaaaaaaaaataatatactatgAATTtggattgaaagataaaattgaaaaccaaaagtCTTACAAAAGgaccaataacaaaaataaaaaataaaaaaaataagagccaaattatatatatatatgacaaattgggattgaatgatgaaattaaaaataaataaaactttcatAAAGGTTCaagaacacaaataaaaatttaaaataataagaattgaaattgaactatcaacaataaaaaagattaacctaaattttttttttttaaaaaaaatcaccggTTATAAATCACCTCATCACTGCTGATACACACCACACTAAGAGACCGTTTGTCTCTGCGTTGCCACCTGCGTTTTGgcaaatttcaaactttttttttttgctaaaattgagttcggtttgtactttttggatcgttttgatgtgctggtatcaaaaataatttttaaaaaataaaaaaaaatcattggcatgcttttcggcacgaaaagctatttgaaaagcaatcactatCACtttgccaaacacgctctaaaaaaaaaaaaagatgttgtagAGCTTCTGAAAACATGACGAAAAGACATTTTCTACCACCAAGAAACATGGTAGAGCTTCTGAAGACACGAAGAAAAGACATTTTCTACCACCAAGAAACATGGCACACGTCTCTCATAGTGTAGAGGCACCCTCACATGCCATtagtctttttaattaaaatattaattaatttttattaaaaaaattaaattactctCGATAAAAAcctggtaataataataaaaaaaattaaagtgaaaagaTCAAAAAGACATAAACACCCATGtgctagttttaaaaaactttgaCGAGGTCATTTTACAATgtttagaaaattgaaaaagattcTTCTAtccctaattaatttttaatgactaATATATcgtgtaaaaatattaaaatatctcaataaaaacacatttaattattattattttttttagaatgacaAAAAGGTAGTAATAGTGACatggtgaagagaaaaaaagtgtCCATAGCCGCAATAAATTTACCATGTAATTTAGCTTTTTGGTGACGTGCACTAGAATTCAAAAGGCAAATAATTTAGATTCCACTTGGTAGCAAAAATGATGGGCCACAGTTTAACTTGTTTTATTGAAACAATTCCATGTGAGAAAACTTTTCCAGAGCATCTTCAGACAAAGAGTCCCTCAGTTTCACTTTGTTCAAAGTGAACACGCGTGGATCGAAGCACCTTGGAGAAGCCGTTCGTGTTCTTTTGTTGTGTCCTTTTCTTCCTGGTGTGATGCATATTAACTAATGATAGGTGGTTTGTTGTTAGTAACcgtttctttttttgcttcttttttctcttatcttttaaaaagcaaacgtttgttctttttgttttgattgtttcaatttcaatctttattttttttacttgttttcaatttcatccttcaattacAATCTATCATATATTATCCtttctaatttcatccttattcttttaatttctaatttttctcttggccattttgttaaatttaattggttttcaatttcattcttcaatcaaagtttatggTGTATTATTTTATCTagtttggtccttatttttttagtttttttcttttgttaaagatttttttttcaacttaaaaagctATAGTAAGAACTAAGAAGATGGAACTTTAAGTAGTAACTAATCAAGATATTACTGTAGGTAAATAAAAACCACATGTAACTAGAGTGAATCAGGATAAATAGTACTtgataaataaaggaaaaggtaAGTACTGGTAGGAGGTAGATTACACCGGTCGGAGAGCAGATTCTGTAGATCACCAGTCCAATACATCTACGACCACCTTCAAGTCATAATGGACAGAGGCAGCTGGTCTGTATCAAGTCATTCCTAAGGGTTAACAAGTTGATATCCATGGATCATTTATACTTCAGCACTTGGTGTCTGTCTGGCCACCTGTCAACAGCAATTAGTTCACGTTAAAAACTCCACAAACCACATGACAAAAAAGAGTTCTGCATGGAGGACTCATCAAGTTAAAAACAATCTTGGATTGAGGTATTGATCGTGTCAGGATCATACAAGATTGAATTTGGAAGCAATTGTCAATATAGCAAAGGCATTTCATCAGGTGGGTGATTTGAAATGCAATTCCAAGAGGAAAACAAATTGCAGATTTAAGGTTGCATACATTGGGATGAGGATAGAGGTACTGTTTTTTCAAAAAGGTCTGAATCAACTAACTCATTTATCTTGATGGTTGGTGAATAGAAACCCTAACACAACACTCAACACAAAATGTTTGTAGACTCCTAATACAACAGACAAGCTGAAGATAATcgtaacaaattttattttattttctctcataaaagaaaataaaattgtaataatCTAAGTAAATCAGAGCTCATATTTACACAAACCATAGCTTACTATTTTATAGCAAAAAAACTGACAACAGTTAAAAAGGCACTAGTAATGGCTTATTTTGAGTGAGATTCTAAACATCTCCATCCTGTCAGATTTCAGTACCAAATAAGAAAGTCATTTTGGTTTCATTTGTTGCATAAATTGCCACCCAtgataaaattcttaaaattttgaatgaGGTTTTATCTTTATCAAATATATGCGCAGTACAGGTCAGAAACAATTATAACTTCATGGTTCAACCCCTAAACCCTTAAGCAAACTCAACGACAAatggttttcaattttctaGTTGTAACCCAATCTAGAAATATAATGTGATAAGCCAGGGAAGGATTCAGCTTTGCCAGCCTCAATAGGCTATAAAATTAAATGCTTCCTAGATTTCATACCTTGGTTCAGAAACCAAGTCGTGGAGTCCTCTCCTGGGGTAGACTTCTCTTTTAAAAATTCTGTATCAGAGTTTGGTGCATCAGAGATCATATCATCATTCAAATTCAGGGTAGGGGCCACTGGTGGTTCTGCATTTTGAGGAGCCTGTAGAaaatccaggaaaaaaaaattatggtgaaTTCACATTTAGACTAGCGAACATGAAGAACTGGTTATGCACTCGACATTTGAATGAATGTTATGATAGTGTATGTCTGGACAATCTCATGATAAAAATTGGTATACAAGCAAAAGCTCTTTGAAGCTCCAGAGCACAAGGAGATGCATGATTAAACCAGACATCCCATGATTTTTAGCTAACAGAGCTGGCTATTACAATGCATATGAGAATGGTTTTAAATAACACCTGTTATTTAACAGTGTCAGAGGATCCATTACTGTTATTCAGTATTGTGGTGCCATTAACAGTGTTCACAACAATAATGACTATAATGCCATTATATAGCATTATAGGCTGTTATTGAGAACATAACAGTGCACGCAAACATAAAAACACATAGATATGTGTGCGTGTGTAATTTACATTAaccaaattatcaataaaacatTTCATTAATGTAAAGTGTCCAACTTTGTTAACAAGTcatatttaataagaaaaacaagctACGAATATTATTCCACACTTCATTCACAATCGCTCCATCAATCTTGTgcaatgttaataaaaaaaaaaaaatctgcaaaTTCAATACAGGGCACCATGCTTGAACCTATGCAATTCTGAGCATAGCATTTGAAGCAGGCACTAGcctaaaaagaacaaaattcagAGCACTCAATGAACAGGCAGGATACTTAGCAAAGAAAAAAGGCAAATCGGTCTCAACCTCATGGGACTGATGAACATTAGAAGAAGCCAGATTCTTCAAATCAGGGACAGAAGCAGCTTCTGTCTTGGGTTCCTGTGCTGTGAACTCCTTCTCATGAGCATTGTCTGGCTGCATGTTTTCTACTGCATCCTGCTTGAGGGTTTTAGAAGTTTTTGGTTTGCTGTTGTGGTCACCCTTCAATGCCACACCAATTTCTGCACTTGCCCTTTTCCTGATATGGGCATGTAGCGAAAATAAGCACAAGTTTCATGGGAAATGCAGTGAAAGCAATAACTGCCAATTAAGCAAATACAAAAACACCATATTCTCACCTGCTGTTATTGTGGTTAACTATTTGGGGAGAACTTGGCTTGTTGGAAAATAATATTCCACGTAGAGGCTTTCCATCTACAGTGGTCTCAATGGTATATCCATGTGGAAGGCTTTCAGTAACTTTGGCTTGAAATGTCTTCTTCCCTTGATGAAGTTGTCTTTGATTCAATGGGAAATTTTCTCTGCCTGCAAATAAAAGCACGAATTTTGTTAAGTATTCAACTAGCATGCCCTTTTAAAGAACAGTTCATACCATGACCATTAACATCATCATGAAACCTTGGCCACACTGGCCCAAGTGCTAGTCTTATCATGTTACCATCAAGGTAAGTCATAATTGGCTTCTCTTTGTTTTCAGCTGATATAACATCATTATTGAGGTCTTAAACAACATACTGTCACGCTAATAAAGAGAATTAGTAACCAGGAAAAGGTTCACACCTAACTTAATTTGCATGCTTAAAGAAGTTAAACCACGAACAGAATGACTCAAAAAGCATCAGTATACTGATCGCCaggaaagtaaataataaagttgcaATAAAGGGAATCATGCAGAAATATAAATGTTGGAAATTGGAAGCATTTATAAATTTCAATGCACAAAATTCCTTTTCGCCACTATTGGAATATTATGTGGTAATTCCGGAAACCACTATCTAGAACTTTTCAAGATCCAGGAAAGATGCCAAAGCTTTTTTCCATAATTTAACAATGCAGTATTGCGCAGATTATTCTTGAAAGTTTAGCAACTCTGGAAAATTACAGGATATAAATTTCTCACCTTTTTCCCTGAccttttcaatcaaattaaaattcatttcagATCTACAACTCGTTTGCAAAAGCTCCCCTTTTCTTAAGAAGCATATTAAGTGTACAAATCCCAAACAAATTTCAATCAGTCTGAGCATTTTTGTTGATGCCAAAAGACTCCAATCTCAGAAAGGAGATTTCAACTCAGGTCATGTAACTGCAACCTGATTGTTTTGTTGATGCCAAAAGACTATAAGATACCAGAAAACACAATGGCATTCAGGGACCTTATATGCTTGTAGCTGTCCAAAAATGTCACTAACTTGTTCTGAATAATCCCTGCCATCAAATGCCTTTGACTTGTACACAGTTTAACCCCAATCAATAACATGCCCTAATCCCTGCCATCAAATGCCTTTTACTTGTACACAGTTTAACCCCAATCAATAACATGCCCTAAACCTTTCTTCACTGCAAGAAGACAAAGTCATCAGAATTCCTTGATTAACCAGCCAAGCAACAGTAGACATTCTTTATCTGTACAATACCAAACCTTAGGTTGACTATATCTCAACTACCTTCCAAATCAAGacaaataaacttgttcttcaTTCTCATTTGGCCACGGGGTGAGAGCTACCGGTTAGAAATTGTCCTAGCCTCCTAGGGAAATGGCATTATAGCTGATTTCACTTTCATAAAACTCTTCCTTGCCAATACCGTGAATCTTAAAGCATTATAACCCCTCTTAAGTGCTTAAAGTTTAGCCCACCATGAACATACTACTTAAACAGTCAGTGCAGCCCAATAcataatgataagaaaaaatgtATCACGTCTTATTACAGAACAGCAGTCTCTGAGTAACTGGGCACGCTTAAATACTAGGCGATGGATATGAGAAATGGTTACGATGAGCCCTTCATCCTGGTCCATCCCCAAATTGATAAGAGCATATTTCATAACTTACATTTCCTGCAGGAAGATTATTTCATCTTATCCCCAACCACTTtcacataaaaagaaatagaatcTTGTTATCCCCAATTGCGCTTTTGAGCTTGTCCCCACTCCAtttcacaaaagaaaaggaaacatatCATCCATTTGCATGGTGAATAAATCCTCAATTGTGCTTTTGGACATTATGCTAGTAGTAAATATGGATAGAAGAAATTGCACATTCTGACCCAACAAAGAACATCCACTGAACTTATAGGACATTAAGACATTGCATTCCAAGGAACAATATAGAATATTTTCCGCATACACAGATAGATGCCTAGAAGACCACTAATTCCAGATAGAGAATTGACCATTtgcctgaaaaaaaaatgcctagGCCAGTAGTAAATTCGGATAAAAGAAATTGTACATTCTGACCCAACAAAGAACATCCACTGAACTTATAGGGCATTAAGACATTGCATTGCAAGGAACAATACATAATATTTTCCGCATACGCAGATAGATGCCTAGAAGACCACTAATTCCAGATAGAGAATTTACCATTTTCCTGAAGAAAAAACTGCCACTGAAAGATGTTTTGACGAGCCTCCAAACCAAAAGCTACTCGTACAAAAACTCATTGTAGACTGATATAAACTCATTGTagattgataaaaacaaatctatttGTGATATGAAATAATTGTCAAATTAGTGACACTACCAAGGCACTCTCAAGTCAATATTTAGTGATATTGCATAAGGCAACCAATTCTCCCTAGTTCAGATATGAAAAACTACCAGATTGATTTCATGAAAGGAAACTGTGATGAATAATACAAAGGGAGAAAATAATCCACTTCTTACCTGGTTGGGCATAACTCGGCAGGGTGTGGTGAATGTCAGCATTTGTGTCAATTTGGACTAAAACTTTATCACGCACAGAAGAATTAAGATTTTGTTCTTGGCATTTTAGTTTCAATTGCTTCTTCAGAGATAACTTTTCTAGACGCCATTCATCTTGCACTCTTGTATGTCCtgcaatgaaaaaaatggaTGAGATTACCAAAACAAGCAGTGATCTAGACAAATATAAGGGTTTACAGAGTAAGAAAATTGCAACTCAAAAGCATGCAAGAAATTTTAGTTAAGAAACCATTTAAAACTGTACCAAACCTGTGTGTAAGTAGTACATGTCTTCCAGCGCCTCAAGACTCTTATTGCAGCCACCAATGAAGACAAGCACACCACCCTTCAGTGGATCCAAGCAGTCCCCAGCCACAGAGAATCTTGCAGAAGGTCCATCTCCAGTTGTCATCACCTTAGTCCAAACACCAGTTTCTGCCCCAATAACAAATGTGGATGTTTAGAACTACAAATAAAGATAACTATAACAAGTTTATGTATAATCTGCTCACACTTTCAAAGCCACAGGACAGACgagtaaattattgaaaattggGTGGATTTACAGGGAGAG
The sequence above is drawn from the Populus alba chromosome 15, ASM523922v2, whole genome shotgun sequence genome and encodes:
- the LOC118033385 gene encoding uncharacterized protein; this encodes MRWERVLQQQGVQIEELNGPGKRWGHTCNSIKGGRFLYVFGGYGKDNCQTNQVHVFDTVNQTWCQPVLNGTPPVPRDSHTCTTVGDNLYVFGGTDGKNPLNDLHILDTSSHTWITPNVRGDGPEAREGHGAALVGKRLFIYGGCGKSSDNYNEVYYEDLYILNTETFVWKQAITTGTPPSARDSHTCSSWRDKIIVIGGEDGHDYYLSDVHILDTETLVWKELNTLGQKLPPRAGHSTVAFGKNLFVFGGFTDAQNLYDDFYMLDVETGVWTKVMTTGDGPSARFSVAGDCLDPLKGGVLVFIGGCNKSLEALEDMYYLHTGHTRVQDEWRLEKLSLKKQLKLKCQEQNLNSSVRDKVLVQIDTNADIHHTLPSYAQPGRENFPLNQRQLHQGKKTFQAKVTESLPHGYTIETTVDGKPLRGILFSNKPSSPQIVNHNNSRKRASAEIGVALKGDHNSKPKTSKTLKQDAVENMQPDNAHEKEFTAQEPKTEAASVPDLKNLASSNVHQSHEAPQNAEPPVAPTLNLNDDMISDAPNSDTEFLKEKSTPGEDSTTWFLNQGGQTDTKC